The following proteins are co-located in the Lepisosteus oculatus isolate fLepOcu1 chromosome 9, fLepOcu1.hap2, whole genome shotgun sequence genome:
- the map2k4a gene encoding dual specificity mitogen-activated protein kinase kinase 4a isoform X6 yields MKQINLSGVPQSKRKALKLNFANPPIKSTARFTLNTAGAPFQNPHIERLRTHSIESSGKLKISPEQHWDFTAEDLKDLGEIGRGAYGSVNKMVHKPSGQIMAVKRIRSTVDEKEQKQLLMDLDVVMRSSDCPYIVQFYGALFREGDCWICMELMSTSFDKFYKYVYSVLDDVIPEEILGKITLATVKALNHLKENLKIIHRDIKPSNILLDRNGNIKLCDFGISGQLVDSIAKTRDAGCRPYMAPERIDPSASRQGYDVRSDVWSLGITLYELATGRFPYPKWNSVFDQLTQVVKGDPPQLSNSEERQFSPKFINFVNLCLTKDESKRPKYKELLKHPFILMYEERTVDVASYVCKILDQMPASPSSPMYVD; encoded by the exons ATAAACCTCTCTGGAGTTCCCCAAA GCAAACGCAAAGCACTGAAGTTAAATTTTGCCAATCCACCAATTAAATCAACTGCAAGATTTACTCTCAACACTGCAGGAGCCCCTTTTCAGAATCCACATAT AGAGAGGCTGCGAACACACAGTATTGAATCTTCAGGAAAACTGAAGATCTCTCCTGAGCAGCACTGGGATTTCACCGCAGAAGACCTGAAGGATCTGGGAGAAATCGGACGGGGAGCCTATGGGTCTGTCAACAAAATGGTGCACAAACCAAGTGGACAGATAATGGCAGTTAAA AGGATTCGATCGACTGTAGATGAAAAGGAACAGAAGCAGCTGCTAATGGACTTGGATGTAGTAATGAGGAGTAGTGATTGTCCATATATTGTTCAATTTTATGGAGCTCTTTTCAGAGAG gGTGACTGTTGGATCTGCATGGAACTCATGTCTACCTCGTTCGACAAATTCTACAAATATGTGTATTCTGTTTTAGATGATGTGATTCCAGAGGAAATTTTAGGCAAAATAACATTAGCT actGTGAAAGCACTTAACCACTTAAAGGAAAACTTGAAAATAATTCACAGAG acATTAAGCCTTCCAATATTCTCCTGGACAGAAATGGCAACATTAAGCTCTGTGATTTTGGCATTAGCGGCCAGCTTGTGGACTCCATTGCCAAAACTAGAGATGCAGGGTGTAGACCTTACATGGCG CCAGAAAGAATAGACCCAAGTGCTTCCAGGCAAGGCTACGATGTCCGATCAGATGTGTGGAGCTTGGGAATCACATTG TATGAGCTTGCAACTGGACGATTCCCATACCCTAAATGGAACAGTGTATTTGATCAGTTGACGCAGGTAGTGAAAGGAGACCCACCACAGCTCAGTAACTCAGAGGAGAGGCAATTTTCCCCCAAGTTCATCAATTTTGTTAACTTGTG ccttACAAAGGATGAGTCAAAAAGGCCAAAGTACAAGGAGCTTCTG aaacaCCCATTCATCTTGATGTATGAAGAGCGCACAGTAGATGTAGCCAGCTATGTCTGTAAGATCCTGGATCAAATGCCTGCTTCTCCCAGCTCCCCCATGTATGTGGATTGA